The genomic window AAGTGGCAGCCTTTGTTCGTAACATGGCGGATGAACTGCGTACAGCCCACCCAGATATGCAGGTACACCTAACCGGCATGGTCATGATGAACAACTCATTTCCTGAATTATCCAAAAAGGATATGAGCACGCTTATCCCCATTATGTTTGGGGTGGTGGTGGTGACCTTTCTTCTTCTTCTACACTCCCCTTGGGCCACCGTAGGGACCGTACTGGTTATTCTGTTTTCCATCGCCACCGGTATGGGGTTAGCTGGCTGGGCAGGTATTGTTTTAACCGGACCAAGCGCCAGTGCACCGACCATTATTTTAACCATGGGTGTCGCGGATGCTGTACACCTATTGGTCAGCTTTTTTGTGGTCTATGGCTATAAGTTTAAAGAGAAGAATGAGGCGATTATTGAAGCTCTGCGCATTAACTTCTCCCCCATTCTTTTGACCAGCGTGACCACAGCCATTGGCTTTTTGAGCATGAACTTCAGTGATGCCCCGCCCTTCCGTGATCTGGGTAACATTGTATCCATGGGGGTCCTTGCAGCCTTTGTCTACTCCGTCACCTTTTTACCCATCTTTCTATCTCTGGTACCGGTTAAGCCTCACCGTAAAAAGCCCCGTACCAGCCATATGATGGAAATTTTGGCCGACTGGGTTATCAGCAAACGCACAGGGCTGCTGTATGGTATGTCTTCACTGGCTATTCTCTTCATTGCCTTTATCCCCAGCAACCAGCTGAACGATGAGTTTGTAAAATATTTCAGCAAAAACGTCGACTTCCGTAATGCAACCGACTACACCGTGGAGAACCTAACGGGTATCTACAACATCGGTTATTCCATCGACTCAGGGGAAAGCTCAGGCATTTCTGATCCTGCCTTCCTCACCAATATTGAGAAAATGGCCAATTGGTTACGCACCCAACCTGAGGTAACCCATGTCAGCACCATTACGGATATCTTCAAACGGTTGAATAAAAACATGCATGGGGATAATCCTGATTGGTATCGACTACCAGACGATCGGAATATGGCGGCACAGTATCTCTTGCTGTATGAGATGTCGCTCCCCTATGGGTTGGACCTGAACAACCAAATTAATGTGGATAAACGCAAGACCCGCCTGACCGTCACCATGAAGAGCATTAGCTCCAACGATGTCATTGGTTTTGCGGATCGTGTGCGCAACTGGATGCAGCACAACTGGCCCCGTGAGATGATCGTTGAAGGCGCCAGCCCCACGGTAATGTTTGCCCACATTGGTAAACGCAACATCGTCAGTATGCTGGGGGGTACCACAATCGCGCTGTTCTTGATCTCACTGTCGCTCATTCTGGCCTTGCGTTCCCTTAAAATTGGTTTGCTTAGCCTGATCCCCAACCTGGTTCCCGCCGGTATTGCCTTTGGCCTGTGGGGCATGGTTAACGGACAGGTAGGCTTGGCTTTATCGGTGGTCACTGGGATGACGCTGGGCATTATCGTGGATGATACTGTGCACTTTTTAAGTAAGTATCTACGGGCACGCCGGGAACATGGGCACACGGCTGAAGAGGCTGTACGCTATGCCTTTTCAACGGTTGGTACCGCCCTATGGGTCACCACACTGGTTCTGGTTGCCGGCTTTATGGTTTTGACCATGTCAGATTTCAAACTCAATGCTGAGATGGGCCTAATGACAGCTATGGCCATTGCCATCGCCTTGATTATCGATTTTCTACTGCTGCCTGCTCTACTGATTAAATTGGAAGGGAACGATCATGCGTAACACTTTTTTCCAACGTCTACTCATCGGCAGCCTGCTCTGCTTACCGGCTTTTGCACCTTTAACGGCTCAGGCTGAAACCAGCCAGGAGAAGGGGCTCCGCCTGATTGATGAGGCCGACAAACGCGATTACGGTTACGTGGACCTAACGGCACAAATGAAAATGACCTTGACCGATCGTTTGGGCAAAACCAGCACCCGTACCATCCGGATGAAGATGAAAGAGGTAGAAAATGATGGGGATAAATCCCTGTCTCTTTTCGATACCCCCTCAACCATCAAAGGGACCGCTATGCTGACCCACACCCATGCGGTAAAACCGGATGATCAGTGGATGTACCTACCACGCCTTAAGCGGGTTAAGCGCATTAGCTCCAAGAACAAATCAGGTCCCTTCATGGGCAGTGAGTTTGCCTTTGAGGATTTAGGCTCTCAAGAGGTTGCCAAATACACCTACAACTACCTACGGGATGAAGTCATTGATGGCCGGGATAGCTGGGTGATTGAACGACGCCCCGCCTATACACACTCAGGCTACACCCGTCAGGAACTGTGGTTAGACAAAGAACGCTATCAGCCTAACCAAGTGATCTACTACGATCGCAAAAACAGCAAACTAAAAACACAATCGTTCAAAGGGTACCAGCAGTACATTGGTCAATATTGGCGCCCCGACGTCATGCTGATGGTCAACCACCAAACCCATAAGAAGACAGAACTTCAGTGGATTGGCTATACCTTCAAAAATGGTTTTAAAGACCGTGATTTTCATAAGAATGGTCTAAAGCGGGCTCGGTAACCATGAAAACCATGCTTCCCACATACCCCCTGCACACCCTACTAGCCGCTGCCACGGCTTTGGGGTGTGCCCTCTTCAGCACCCCAATCTTTGCCGAGGATGATGTTCGTAGTGAGTGGTCCGGTTATGTTGCAGGGGAGCTGCGTCTTTTCCCAGAATCCCCGTTGCGGCGCGCACAAGAGGGGCTCTACCCCTCATTTAGTGCAGAAGGGGAGTATTTCCGAGAGTGGGATGAGGGGCGGAAACAGTTCCGCGTCACCCCCTATATCCGTTTGGATACTCGGGATGATCACCGCAACCATATTGATTTTCGGGAGCTGGCTTTTTCCCATTTGGATGATGATGACTGGGAAGTCAGCGTTGGTCTGAATAAAATCTATTGGGGTGTGACCGAGTCTCGCCATTTGGTTGATATCATTAACCAAACTGATGCGGTCGAAGGTACCGATGGTGAGGATAAGCTGGGGCAACCCATGCTCTCTGTGGGCGTAATGCGTGACTGGGGTAGCCTTAACCTCTTTTGGATGCCCCTGTTCAGGGAGCGTACCCTACCGGGTTGGAAAGGTCGGCCGGGTTACCCTCTGCGCATTAAACATGAGGATGCGGTGTATGAATCCGCCGCTCAGATGTGGAATCAAGATTTTGCCATCCGCTACAGCCATACTTTTGATATCTGGGATGTTGCCCTAAGCCATTTTTCAGGCACCGGGCGGGAACCTGCCCTGTTAAGTAAGACCGACACCAATGGCGAAACGGTTCTCTACCCCTACTACTACAAGCTGGAACAGACAGGCTTGGAGCTACAAGCGACAACAGAAGCTTGGCTATGGAAGCTTGAGGCGGTTAGTCGTGATGATATGCAAGGGCGCAGTCTCGCGGCTGTGGGTGGCTTTGAATATACCCTGGTTGGTCTCATGCAAAGTGATGCTGACCTGGGACTTATTGCAGAGTACCTATGGGAAGAGCAGAATGATAACAGCCTATCCCCATTTCAAAATGATCTCATGGTCGGTGCACGGTTAACCCTGAACGACACCCAATCTACAGAGTTCCTGGCGGGGGCCATTACCGATATGGACAGTCAGGCCGTCTACCTGACCATGGAGGCCAGCCGTCGCATTGGCCAGGATTGGAAAATATCGGTGGATGGCTGGAGTAACCTGAATTTAGACCCGTCAGACCTACTCTACAGCCGCCGACGTGACACCATGTTCCAAGTGGAGTTGGCCCGTTATTTCTAGGGAAACAAAGCCCCGATGCGGCACTGACGGGCTGCTGCATCGGGGCTTTACCCTTAAAAAAGACAAAGATAGCTAACCGTCTGTTAAACGCCGCTTTGGCCTAAAAAGCTTAGTTTTTTCCATTACCTGGCCCCATTCGCACGTCACCAAACGTGCCAGAAAGATCACCATGTCAGAGGCTCCCCCCTCCCCTTCAGCCCTATCCAATGGGGAGTTTAT from Magnetococcus sp. PR-3 includes these protein-coding regions:
- a CDS encoding outer membrane lipoprotein-sorting protein; protein product: MRNTFFQRLLIGSLLCLPAFAPLTAQAETSQEKGLRLIDEADKRDYGYVDLTAQMKMTLTDRLGKTSTRTIRMKMKEVENDGDKSLSLFDTPSTIKGTAMLTHTHAVKPDDQWMYLPRLKRVKRISSKNKSGPFMGSEFAFEDLGSQEVAKYTYNYLRDEVIDGRDSWVIERRPAYTHSGYTRQELWLDKERYQPNQVIYYDRKNSKLKTQSFKGYQQYIGQYWRPDVMLMVNHQTHKKTELQWIGYTFKNGFKDRDFHKNGLKRAR
- a CDS encoding efflux RND transporter permease subunit — its product is MIRHYANWLMRYRFSVIFLVLITMLVAASGVRFLQFDTDYRIFFGEDNPQLIAFDELQNSYTKDDNVMFVLTPKSGQVFNEKTMSIVQDLTEKSWQIPYSIRVDSLSNYQHTWVEEDDLAVGDLVEAPSALSPQEWKTIKEIATTEPLLVSRLINTEGTVTAVNITVQLPDDNTQTAVPEVAAFVRNMADELRTAHPDMQVHLTGMVMMNNSFPELSKKDMSTLIPIMFGVVVVTFLLLLHSPWATVGTVLVILFSIATGMGLAGWAGIVLTGPSASAPTIILTMGVADAVHLLVSFFVVYGYKFKEKNEAIIEALRINFSPILLTSVTTAIGFLSMNFSDAPPFRDLGNIVSMGVLAAFVYSVTFLPIFLSLVPVKPHRKKPRTSHMMEILADWVISKRTGLLYGMSSLAILFIAFIPSNQLNDEFVKYFSKNVDFRNATDYTVENLTGIYNIGYSIDSGESSGISDPAFLTNIEKMANWLRTQPEVTHVSTITDIFKRLNKNMHGDNPDWYRLPDDRNMAAQYLLLYEMSLPYGLDLNNQINVDKRKTRLTVTMKSISSNDVIGFADRVRNWMQHNWPREMIVEGASPTVMFAHIGKRNIVSMLGGTTIALFLISLSLILALRSLKIGLLSLIPNLVPAGIAFGLWGMVNGQVGLALSVVTGMTLGIIVDDTVHFLSKYLRARREHGHTAEEAVRYAFSTVGTALWVTTLVLVAGFMVLTMSDFKLNAEMGLMTAMAIAIALIIDFLLLPALLIKLEGNDHA